The following coding sequences are from one Dehalococcoidia bacterium window:
- a CDS encoding PAS domain S-box protein: MPSLRILVVEDEAIVAKDIQNRLKHMGYDVPSVAHTGEDAIRYAGETLPDLILMDIRLKGQMDGIEAAERIHDRWDIPVIYLTAYSDEKTLERAKATTPGAYLSKPFEDRDLRIAIEITQYRCQMEKRLKASEEKFRTIFKNANDGILYLDERGTILDANDKIGAIFGYRKEEAVGKHFAIPRTFSAPKQAELSALYQKAVSDGFARLASLDGVHTDGHPICVEASCQVIERENGERGAILVVRDITERRRAETALRESEEKYRTVVNNNPDTVWIGEQGKGIAFISPSAQAIHGYTPEELLLNGARIWLESIHPDDRQKAKNALEALEEKGVFFAIEHRFKKKDGQWVWLYARAVNAFEKDGKRFFYGLTSDITDRKRAEEETARVKAMEEADRLKTALLASVSHELRTPLTAIKGLASTLVQADVEWPPETQKEFLEVINKESDILVHLVNDLLDMSQLETRTLRLEKTKCRISSIINQLADKLKGITREHQLEIDVALDLPPIYADEVRIGQVIINLVQNAASYSEKGTRIRLEGQRANRDIMVSVTDQGIGIPSQYLGKVFERFYRLESGVARRRGGSGLGLAISKEIINFHEGAIMAESEEGKGSRFSFTLPIGEDAECLENIKPTLSDKKPRI, translated from the coding sequence ATGCCATCACTGAGAATTCTTGTGGTTGAAGATGAGGCGATCGTCGCCAAGGATATCCAGAACCGGCTCAAGCACATGGGCTATGATGTCCCCTCCGTCGCCCATACCGGAGAGGACGCCATCCGATATGCCGGAGAAACCCTCCCGGACCTGATCCTTATGGACATCCGGCTAAAGGGCCAGATGGACGGGATAGAGGCCGCCGAACGCATCCATGATCGATGGGATATCCCCGTCATCTACCTCACCGCCTATTCCGATGAGAAGACCCTGGAGCGGGCAAAGGCCACAACTCCAGGAGCCTATCTCAGCAAACCGTTTGAGGACCGTGACCTGCGCATTGCCATCGAGATCACCCAATACCGCTGCCAGATGGAGAAACGGCTCAAGGCCAGCGAGGAGAAGTTCAGAACCATCTTTAAGAATGCCAACGATGGTATTCTCTATCTCGATGAAAGAGGTACTATCCTTGACGCCAACGACAAGATTGGGGCTATTTTCGGCTATCGAAAAGAAGAGGCAGTAGGCAAGCACTTCGCAATACCGCGCACTTTTTCTGCGCCTAAGCAGGCCGAGTTGAGCGCGCTCTACCAGAAGGCTGTGAGCGACGGATTCGCCAGATTGGCATCGCTTGACGGTGTTCACACTGATGGCCATCCCATCTGCGTTGAGGCCAGTTGCCAGGTAATTGAGCGTGAGAATGGAGAACGGGGAGCCATCCTTGTTGTAAGAGATATCACTGAGCGCAGACGGGCAGAGACAGCGCTAAGAGAGAGCGAGGAAAAATACCGTACCGTGGTTAATAACAACCCGGACACCGTGTGGATCGGAGAGCAGGGAAAGGGAATCGCTTTCATCAGCCCAAGCGCACAGGCAATCCATGGGTATACGCCAGAAGAACTGCTTCTGAACGGAGCCCGCATTTGGCTGGAGAGCATCCATCCTGACGACCGCCAGAAAGCAAAAAACGCCCTTGAGGCACTGGAGGAGAAAGGGGTTTTCTTTGCCATCGAGCACCGGTTCAAGAAAAAGGACGGGCAATGGGTATGGTTATATGCCAGGGCTGTCAACGCCTTCGAAAAAGACGGCAAGCGATTTTTCTATGGTTTGACCTCGGATATCACGGATCGAAAACGGGCGGAAGAAGAAACAGCCAGGGTCAAGGCCATGGAAGAAGCCGATCGTCTGAAGACAGCGCTGCTGGCCAGTGTTTCCCACGAGCTGCGCACCCCTTTGACTGCCATCAAAGGGCTGGCGAGCACCCTGGTTCAAGCGGATGTGGAATGGCCCCCGGAAACCCAAAAGGAGTTTCTGGAAGTGATCAACAAAGAGTCGGATATCCTGGTTCACCTGGTCAATGACCTTCTGGATATGTCGCAACTGGAAACACGCACCCTGCGACTGGAAAAAACGAAGTGCAGGATATCCTCCATCATCAACCAGCTGGCAGACAAGTTGAAAGGCATTACCAGAGAGCATCAACTGGAAATCGATGTTGCTCTCGATCTGCCCCCAATCTATGCCGACGAAGTACGCATCGGGCAGGTTATCATCAACCTGGTTCAAAACGCTGCTTCCTATTCTGAGAAAGGTACGCGTATCAGGCTGGAGGGGCAAAGGGCGAACCGTGATATTATGGTGAGCGTTACCGATCAAGGCATTGGCATCCCATCCCAATACCTGGGAAAAGTCTTCGAACGATTCTATCGGCTGGAGAGCGGTGTGGCTCGCAGAAGAGGCGGCAGCGGCCTGGGGCTAGCCATCAGTAAAGAGATAATCAATTTCCACGAGGGTGCGATCATGGCGGAGAGCGAGGAGGGTAAGGGCTCTCGATTCAGCTTCACCCTGCCGATCGGCGAAGACGCTGAATGTCTGGAGAACATCAAACCCACCCTGAGCGATAAGAAGCCCCGGATTTGA